Below is a genomic region from Astatotilapia calliptera chromosome 2, fAstCal1.2, whole genome shotgun sequence.
CGGACTTCTATGATGTAAGTAATCTTTGTtgctccttcacacacacacagatggaccAAGGCAGGTCAAAATCCcgggaaaaatgagaaaaggaaTAATCTAACTTGCCTCTCTTTGgtaacagtttttaaatatagCTAATATTTAGCAGCATTGTAACAGTTAACAGGCAGGGAAACACGCGATTCAGGGATCAGTGTATTCAAATGTGATGTGTTTACAAGTAATTATAAAGATGGAACTACAGTGTTTCAGTGGACAGTTTAGAGCCAAATAAATTTTCGTTGCGTATCGAGACACATAAAATGCTCAAAGTACTTTTCAAGCATTTGCCGTAGTTGGTAAAGATGTAAAGACAAATGCGTCAGTTTATAAACTGACCCCATTGCTGCACCAGCCACATAAAGCATGTGGATCATTTTTGATGagatagaaaataaatgaaaagcagcTCCTAAATCGTGCAACTGTATTGCAAAAAGTCACCAATCTTCAGTTTGATAAGTTCTATGCAAGACGCGTGAAGTCATTTTAGgtatttttccattgtttttttttaataatctgcCAGTGTACAAGAAATTAACGGAGCAGTGGGATGTATTTTTACAGCTGGTGATTATTTAGTCACTTTTACACAGTGTACTCCACTCtctatttctttacttttaccCACATTACATAAATCTTTCCCAGTGTTCCCaagtactgggtccaaaaacAGAAGACAAACACAATCCTAAAATCAAAGCTCACATCTCATTTTATCAAAGTGTAGCTGCACCCTTTTTGCTGCACGTTTTGCTGTCATCGACATCGAATActacaataataaaatgaaagcagCAATAAAAGATGGTCAgttagataagataagaagtCTGAGTCACAAGGAAAAATTAATTTATGATTAAATATCTCTTGTTGTGATGATGTTACTGTTCATTGTGCTGTAAAAGTGAGAACTCCCTGACGCCGTTCTTCTGTTTACCCTGCAGCAATGTAATGACGTCGGCCTCATGGCCTACTTAGGCACTATCACCAAGACTTGCAACAGTATGAATCAGTTCATCAACAAGTTCAACGTCCTGTACGACAGACAGGGCATCGGCCGGAGGATGAGAGGACTCTTCTTTTGAGCAAAGCAGAGAATCAAAACGAGCACCGCAGTTTATTATTCtctgttctgtctttttcttttctttgtttttttttttgtctgtttctacTTTGATTAGCTAAAAAGCAGTTCTTAAACCAACCGTAGCTTTTCAGAGCAGTTAAAAAATTCCAACCACAAGTGTATCTAAAAGCACCGATCATTAAAAGCTATGTACAAAGTCACTCATCTGTTTGGTGGGTCTGCACAGCAATGAGTCCACTGTACATGAACGTTCTGTTATTTTACCcagtttgttttactgtttcaTGTTCCTGTATGTAATAAATGATCTGctgatttttcgtttttttccCCATGAGACTTTGAATCTTCTGTCAACgaagcacattaaaaaaagtcaGAGCTGCACTTTTAAATGAGCACATGAAAGTCTGCTACGTGGAGCTCGCCTAGCTGGAGGTTTATTGGCAGTAGCAGCACGTTTGCAGATCACCCACTGAAGTTGTGTTCCTGCTGTTTGATTGCCCTTATaggttttggacagagaggCAGGAAAAAGACTGCAGGGTGACTTATTGCTCCAGAGTGTATGGAAAATAACAGGAGTCAGCATTTATTTGGCTATTAAATGTACAGCAGAACAGACATAATGGCCTCCCAGCATGCATGCTGGTACTTCACAAGTGATTTTTACCTGCCATGTGGCGATGGGTGGAGCAAAGCTTTCCCTTTGAGGCTACTTTGCACCTTTCAAAAAGGATATTCCAACTCAAAATGCTACTCGCTGGTGAAAAACTGATTTGTTACAATTTATTCTTGTCAAAAAGAAAATTGGTTTTTCACATACTGGCAGTTACACATTGAGTCATCGATGTAATTACACTGCATCTAAAAATGCGCTAAGACATTGGTTTTATTGACATTACATATAAAAGATGTGAAAGTGTGCAACTTGGATGTTTTCATAGTCTGTTTTGCTCCCTCTGGATGTTTTACTGGCTCTCCTCTGCAGGCtcatcagcagcatcagcaggcCGTGGGTACTGGAAGCGGGCTGGATCGTACAGATCATCCCTGGGGTTGTAGGGTAGAGGGTGCTGGTAGTAGTAAGGGTGAGGGTAGTAGGTTACTTTCTTAATGGGTGCAGGAGGTGCTGGCTCCTCCACatgttcctcctcttcttcctcctcgaCCGGAGGGGGTGGCGGGACCACAACCTTTCCTTTGATGGGCCTGGGTGGGTTGTCAATCAGGCAGTCGGGATCCCAGTAGGGGTCACAATCGTACTCCATGCCCTTAAAGGTGCGGATGTGAGCTGGGGGAGACTTCTTGACAAAGACTgggggaggtggaggtgggCCAGATTTCTTAGGAGGAGGTGGTTGAGGCACTGCCACGGGAGCTGGTGCAACCTTCTGGGGAGTGCAGTGGGGGTGGTACCGAGGGTCACAGAGCACAGGTACTGCACCTGTGGGCATGTAGACAATGTGAGGCTTGCAGAGGGGGTCCTTTTGGTTACACAGGTAGAGCACATCGGCCTGTGAAATGGCTGGAGCAATAGGAAGAGCAGGAGGCTCTGTGGGTCTTGGGACCCCTTTCATTggcggtggaggaggaggaggagcaacaACTTTGCACTTCTTGTCTGTGGCTGGGTCACACATGATCATAGGCACTCCCAGTTTGCTCTGGAAATAGGAAGCATCAGGGCCGTAGGTGTGCTCCAGGTACCTCATCTGCTGGTAGAGCATTCGCAGCTTGTCGATCTCATAGAGCTGAGAGGCGGAAAAAGAGTAAAGGAAAGACAAACTCaggtttatttatgtagcatcaaactgcaaaaaaaaaaaaaaaaagctgccacAAGTAGATTTATAATCTTCAGTTGGTTAAGAAAGAAACCCTGAGACACATTTAAAATCTGAAATCGTTCATGAttatatgtgtttttaaattaaaaagctcAGTTGTAATCGCACTTCTCGACTAAGCCGAGGGGTGATGTGTTTTGAATCCCAAAATCCCGACCCTCTgagatcaaaatgaaaaatcttttttcttcctgcttttttttaaactatgaaggtttagatttaaaatcttCCACATCCAGATACAACATGTTGGTGCTGATTTTAAACAACCAGAACCTGGACTGAATTCAAAATTTAACATCCTTATTAGCTAAAATCTTACATTTGCTGGTCTGCAAAGGTGACTTGTCACAGTTTTCTGTTACTACAaagaatgtttaaaataaagaacacCTAAAGTGACACATTCTGAGGTGCTTATATAGACGGTGAATATTTGGGCTACCCCAGGAAGCCCAAAGTGTTTCTTACCCCCTCAGTGTGTCCGATGCTGCTGTAGTATTTGTAGTAAGCCTGGAAGTCTGGGTTTCCTCTGTACCACCGAGGGTCCGCATTACGCTTTGGTCTGGAGTGAGTCAGAAAATCATTTGCTTTCTCTGCATCAATGCTAACATCGCCTACAGGGACCATCTCTGTAAAAAGAGGAGATGAAGCTGAGTCTTTCAAAAACAGTTGGAAAAACAGCACCGCTGCATAAAGCCTCAGaaaattgttcttttttaacttacgTTCCTGCTTTATGACATTCAACAAAGATTTGGCCTCCAGCAGGCCTGAAAGAGGATGAAAAATAATTTGTGGATGTtgattttgattgtttttgagAGGTGAACCTGTGACATTGTGAAGTAAAAGAAGCAGAGCAGACCTGGGAGAAACACAAGACAGAAGAGTGCCCCCACCAAGCACGATGAAGAAATCATCTTGAACCTCTGTGATCatgaagaaaaggaaatgaTCATTTTGAGGAAAACTGTTAGTTCGTACAAAATAACTCTGAATCAATTACATTTCACATCTACACATTTAACAAAGGTATGTGTCTAATACCAAAATTCAATTGTAAGACATAAAAATATGTCTTCAGGTAAAACTGTTCTGCAATCTGATGCTCTAAATGCAAAGATTAATATAGACTGTAGAATATAAATGTGGCTTGCAATTAATAACTTTATTAattcaaattatatttttgcttCTTATTGCACGACCCAATattgtaaagaaaacacatcTGCCCGTTTTACTCACCTGACTCGGGAGGCAGTCTTCACTGGTCTGAACAAGGCTGAGTGGGTTAAATACACATCTCAGCGTCAGTTACCCTGTAACATTATCTTCTATCCAATCGGACTCTACCGACTTTGAGACCGAAATCTTGTCTCCACCTTCCTTTTAATACACTTTAATGTGGGGCCTTTGGCGCCAATTAAGAACAGAAAGCCTCAGGACCTTTGCAGCAAagccataaaacaaaacagacttcaAATGGAAACTCCCCATTAAGTGTGGAAGTGAAGCATCACCTGCTGGGGCAACTGCAACCGTAGTGAAAATGCTGCCTACTAACACAATATCCATGCCAGAAAAGCTTACAAAAAACATAGATGACAACCCATGTTGCCTTAAACATACATTCATAATGAGACTTCACAGATTTCTGAAACACCACCGGTTTCTAAAggttgttatttttacacagtgaACACCTGCTTTTTGAACACAGGACAGCTATCTACAGAAAAAGCCGCCTTTGTCTCGGCATGTTCAATACTCAGACTGCATTCTTACTGAAGGCCGTCATACTAAACATACATGCAATAACACACACTGGTCAGTTTAATGTTATTCTCCCACATTCCCCAATCATAACGATGTCAAATGTGATAAATAGATTGTGAATAATGTCCATGATGAAAATATAATTTCCAAGTTTACATTGTTTTAGCTTCTTGCTGTATTAGATGCAATTATTTAGATACATGTCATCAGTAGACCAAAACATTTAGGTGACACATGATTACTAGTTACTCTACCGAGACAGTGCATACAATGTGTTAGTGGGTTACAGGATCATTCATCATACAGCTGGAAGCTTGCGGTTTTGAAAGCTAGATTTGGCAGCATTAAACATTTGTTGCCTTTTCTGAATATCCAAGCCTTTTGAAATCTTTGGTTCAGTGACTCACAAACCCAAAGTCGTGCGGGTTTTGTCTTTCAACATGAAAATTGTGACTTGCAGACCTGTATGTTCTGTGGGCAGGCGTTACTCAAAGGATTAGCGAGGCGTCCCCACTGTGAAACCAGGTGTTCATACACATTTCTTCATCCCACATTATGTGCACAGAAGACTCGGCACCAGGCAGAGTATTGaaccatcattttattttaactctCACAATACAAGGCTCAATATAAATTTGTCTGATTTGCATCATCAAGtataaaatgtacagaaatgcTCAATGTTAAACGGATGCTTGCAGCCAAACCACAGGAAATACTTCACAATACTAACTTCTGACGTACATATTTACAAGCAAGGTACTGTTAACAGGATTCTTCGGGAGTTCTGGGTT
It encodes:
- the and4 gene encoding actinodin4 — protein: MISSSCLVGALFCLVFLPGLLEAKSLLNVIKQEQMVPVGDVSIDAEKANDFLTHSRPKRNADPRWYRGNPDFQAYYKYYSSIGHTEGLYEIDKLRMLYQQMRYLEHTYGPDASYFQSKLGVPMIMCDPATDKKCKVVAPPPPPPPMKGVPRPTEPPALPIAPAISQADVLYLCNQKDPLCKPHIVYMPTGAVPVLCDPRYHPHCTPQKVAPAPVAVPQPPPPKKSGPPPPPPVFVKKSPPAHIRTFKGMEYDCDPYWDPDCLIDNPPRPIKGKVVVPPPPPVEEEEEEEHVEEPAPPAPIKKVTYYPHPYYYQHPLPYNPRDDLYDPARFQYPRPADAADEPAEESQ